The region CGGAGCGATTTCTGTTTTGTACTGCAGGTTACCAGAGATAAAGATCACCGAGCCGAACTCGCCAATGGCCCGGGCAAACGTCAATGCAAAACCCGTCAGCAAAGCCGGCTGAATGGCTGGGAAGATCACCATCGAAAGTGTCTGCCAGCGCGTGGCGCCCAATAACTCGGCGGCGTCTTCAAGATCGTCATCGAGAGTCTCCAGCAAAGGCTGAACTGTTCTCACGACAAAAGGCAAACCCACAAACACCAGCACGAGAATGATCCCGAGCTTGGTAAACGCCACATGGATGCCCCAAGGAACCAGCCACTTTCCGAACCAGCCGTGCTCGGCATACATGTTCGCATAGACCAGTCCGGCAACGGCGGTCGGTAAGGCAAACGGCAGGTCGATGAGCGAATCAATAAACCGTTTCCCGAAAAACTGATACCGCACCAGCACCCAGGCCAGAATGACACCGATAATCGAATCGATGATCGCGGCAATCAGCGAGCAGAAAAACGTCACAAAGTATGCTGACTGGGCTCGCTCGCTCCAGGCGGCGGCCCAAAATTGAGAT is a window of Planctopirus limnophila DSM 3776 DNA encoding:
- the cysT gene encoding sulfate ABC transporter permease subunit CysT — its product is MSSAISSSPTGSLKKRRVLPGLGLSLGYSITVLTLLLFIPLAACFAKAATLTPSQFWAAAWSERAQSAYFVTFFCSLIAAIIDSIIGVILAWVLVRYQFFGKRFIDSLIDLPFALPTAVAGLVYANMYAEHGWFGKWLVPWGIHVAFTKLGIILVLVFVGLPFVVRTVQPLLETLDDDLEDAAELLGATRWQTLSMVIFPAIQPALLTGFALTFARAIGEFGSVIFISGNLQYKTEIAPYLIVSRLEEYAYAEATAVAVVLIVISLILLVIINGLERWNRRYD